The Sinorhizobium meliloti genome includes a window with the following:
- the thiS gene encoding sulfur carrier protein ThiS: protein MKLIVNGEALDVAAETLSELLVLMEYEGDWLATAINDELVHREDRFDRSLNDNDKIEILSPMQGG from the coding sequence ATGAAATTGATCGTTAACGGCGAGGCTCTGGATGTCGCGGCTGAGACGCTGTCGGAGCTTTTAGTCCTGATGGAATACGAGGGTGACTGGCTGGCGACAGCCATCAACGATGAGTTGGTCCATCGCGAAGACCGGTTCGATCGTTCGCTCAACGACAATGACAAGATCGAAATCCTGTCGCCGATGCAGGGAGGCTGA
- a CDS encoding 1-aminocyclopropane-1-carboxylate deaminase, whose product MSLLEKFERYPLTFGPTPIEHLPRLTAALGGKVEIYAKRDDCNSGLAMGGNKLRKLEYIVPDAIASGADTLVSIGGVQSNHTRMVAATAAKIGMKCVVIQEKWVPHYDAVYDRVGNILMTKLMGADSRLVEDGFDIGIRKSWEDAIQSVEDAGGKPYAIPAGASVHKFGGLGYVGFAEEVAAQEKDLGFIFDYIIVCVVTGSTQGGMIVGFAALDRADRVIGIDASGTLQQTRDQVRKIVDATSELVNLGRSVREDEIVINPDYAYPAYGVPSEETNEAIRLAARTEAMITDPVYEGKSMQGMIDLARKGFFPEGSKVLYAHLGGAPALNGYSYYYRDG is encoded by the coding sequence ATGTCACTGTTGGAAAAGTTCGAACGCTACCCGCTCACCTTCGGCCCGACGCCGATCGAGCACCTGCCGCGGCTGACTGCGGCGCTGGGCGGCAAGGTCGAGATCTATGCCAAGCGCGACGACTGCAATTCCGGCCTCGCCATGGGCGGCAACAAGCTCAGGAAGCTCGAATATATCGTGCCCGACGCGATCGCCTCCGGCGCGGATACGCTGGTGTCGATCGGTGGGGTCCAGTCGAATCATACCCGCATGGTGGCTGCGACTGCGGCGAAGATCGGCATGAAATGTGTCGTCATCCAGGAGAAATGGGTACCGCACTACGATGCGGTCTATGACCGTGTCGGCAATATCCTGATGACGAAACTGATGGGCGCCGACAGCCGGCTGGTCGAGGATGGGTTCGACATCGGCATCCGCAAGAGTTGGGAGGATGCGATTCAGTCGGTAGAGGATGCGGGCGGCAAGCCCTATGCGATCCCGGCTGGCGCTTCGGTACACAAGTTCGGAGGCCTCGGCTATGTCGGCTTCGCCGAGGAAGTCGCGGCACAGGAGAAGGACCTCGGCTTCATCTTCGACTATATCATCGTTTGCGTTGTCACCGGTTCAACCCAGGGCGGAATGATCGTCGGCTTTGCCGCACTAGACAGGGCCGACCGGGTCATTGGCATCGATGCCTCGGGCACCCTCCAGCAGACGCGGGATCAGGTGCGGAAGATCGTCGATGCCACCTCGGAACTCGTGAACCTTGGTCGGTCGGTGCGTGAAGACGAGATCGTCATCAACCCTGACTACGCCTATCCCGCCTATGGAGTGCCCTCGGAGGAGACCAACGAGGCGATCCGGCTCGCGGCGCGCACCGAGGCGATGATTACCGACCCGGTCTATGAGGGAAAGTCGATGCAGGGGATGATCGATCTCGCGCGCAAGGGCTTCTTCCCCGAGGGCTCGAAGGTGCTCTACGCCCATCTCGGCGGCGCCCCGGCGCTCAACGGCTATAGCTATTACTACAGGGACGGCTGA
- a CDS encoding IS110 family transposase, translated as MKEDSVIFIGLDTSKLKISVAIADGSRNGEVRFFGDISSEPASVASMVSKLSKRGAKLHFCYEAGPTGYGLYRQIVELGHDCVVVAPSLVPKRAGDRVKTNRRDAMSLARLHRAGELTAVWVPDEGHEAIRDLVRAREAASDALKQARQQLQSFLLRHGRIYAGREPWTRAHRRWLTCQAFDHPAHQILLAEYCQAVADASVRLDRLTKLVVETAASWSMAPVVAAYQAMRGVAFMTAVTFVVEIGDVRRFDNPRQLMAYLGLVPSESSTGERVKRGGITKAGNTRARRVLIEGAWTYRFPARVSPKIQARLDDLPRTVREIAWKAQVRLCAGYRKLIAAGKPKVVAVTALAREMAAFLWAIGQEVAPTAKA; from the coding sequence ATGAAAGAAGATAGCGTAATTTTCATCGGCCTGGATACTTCGAAGCTGAAGATTTCTGTGGCGATAGCCGATGGAAGCCGCAACGGCGAGGTACGGTTTTTCGGCGACATTTCCTCGGAGCCGGCATCAGTAGCATCGATGGTCAGCAAGCTTTCCAAGCGCGGAGCTAAGCTTCACTTTTGCTATGAAGCCGGTCCCACGGGTTACGGTCTTTACCGGCAGATTGTCGAACTGGGGCATGATTGCGTGGTCGTGGCGCCGTCACTGGTCCCCAAGCGTGCGGGCGATCGGGTGAAGACAAACCGCCGGGATGCCATGAGTCTGGCGCGCCTGCACCGGGCGGGCGAACTGACCGCGGTCTGGGTCCCAGATGAAGGCCATGAGGCGATCCGCGATCTGGTGCGGGCGCGCGAGGCGGCCAGCGACGCGCTGAAGCAGGCCCGTCAGCAACTTCAGTCCTTCTTGTTGCGTCATGGCAGGATCTATGCCGGCCGCGAACCATGGACGCGTGCCCATCGAAGATGGCTAACGTGCCAGGCCTTCGATCATCCCGCCCACCAAATCCTGCTGGCGGAATATTGCCAGGCTGTCGCGGATGCCAGCGTGCGCCTGGATCGGCTGACCAAGCTGGTCGTCGAGACCGCGGCATCCTGGTCAATGGCCCCGGTTGTGGCCGCCTATCAGGCGATGCGCGGCGTCGCGTTCATGACGGCGGTCACCTTTGTCGTCGAAATCGGCGATGTCAGGCGCTTTGATAATCCTCGCCAGCTGATGGCGTATCTCGGTCTCGTGCCGTCGGAAAGCTCAACCGGCGAACGGGTCAAGCGTGGCGGGATCACCAAGGCGGGCAACACAAGAGCGCGAAGGGTACTCATTGAAGGCGCTTGGACATATCGCTTTCCGGCTCGCGTGAGCCCGAAGATCCAGGCGCGGCTGGACGACCTGCCAAGAACGGTTCGCGAGATTGCTTGGAAAGCCCAGGTAAGGCTTTGCGCAGGCTATCGAAAACTAATCGCGGCAGGCAAGCCGAAGGTCGTCGCGGTCACCGCCCTTGCGCGAGAAATGGCAGCGTTCCTATGGGCGATCGGGCAGGAGGTCGCTCCCACAGCAAAAGCCTAA
- a CDS encoding Lrp/AsnC family transcriptional regulator: MKESPTEDVDRIDLKILRALQSEGRLSNADLAKRVNVSAATCHRRTQRLFEEGYITGVRAEVAPGAVGLGAMVMVGVVLDRSTPESFGAFEGAVMELKEVLDCNLVAGDFDYLLKIRVRDMADFNKLHGQKLIALPGVRQTRTFFVMKEVKENARLPF, translated from the coding sequence ATGAAAGAGTCTCCCACAGAGGATGTCGATAGGATAGACCTCAAGATTTTGCGCGCCTTGCAATCGGAGGGCCGGCTGAGCAATGCCGATCTCGCCAAGCGCGTGAATGTCAGTGCTGCAACTTGCCACAGGCGAACTCAGCGCCTCTTCGAGGAGGGCTACATTACCGGCGTGCGGGCGGAAGTCGCGCCGGGCGCCGTAGGCCTCGGCGCGATGGTTATGGTTGGCGTGGTACTGGATCGCTCCACGCCTGAGAGCTTTGGTGCCTTTGAGGGCGCGGTCATGGAGCTGAAGGAAGTACTGGACTGCAATTTGGTCGCCGGAGATTTCGATTATCTCCTGAAAATACGCGTCCGCGACATGGCCGATTTCAACAAGCTACACGGCCAGAAGCTGATCGCCCTCCCAGGCGTGCGCCAGACGCGCACCTTCTTCGTGATGAAGGAAGTCAAGGAGAACGCGAGGTTGCCCTTCTAG
- a CDS encoding IS3 family transposase (programmed frameshift), protein MKASQFSDAQKAFILKQGDEGVPVAEICRKAGISQATYFNWKKKYAGMLPPEMKKLKQLKDENARLKKIVADLTLDREMLQGVIRRKPLRPARKREVVKGMCRDWAISIRRAYGALNFDRSTYHYTSRRADQAGLERRIREICETRVRYGYRRVHVLLEREGWGTNIKQTYRIYRDLGLQLRNKTPKRRVKAKLREDRQTAIGPNDVWAMDFVHDQLATGKKLRVLTVVDTFSRYVPVLDPRHSYRGEDVVQTLERVCRQVGYPRTIRVDQGTEFVSRDLDLWTYAKGVTLDFSRPGKPTDNAFIEAFNARFRAECLNQHWFLTLADAREKMEDWRRYYNEERPHGAIGNKVPISLMNSGGATSPPP, encoded by the exons ATGAAGGCATCGCAGTTTTCGGACGCCCAGAAGGCGTTCATCCTGAAGCAGGGTGATGAAGGTGTGCCAGTCGCTGAGATCTGCCGGAAGGCGGGGATCAGCCAGGCGACGTATTTCAACTGGAAGAAAAAGTATGCCGGCATGTTGCCGCCGGAGATGAAGAAGCTGAAGCAGCTCAAGGACGAGAATGCGCGGCTGAAGAAGATCGTCGCGGACCTGACGTTGGACCGCGAAATGCTGCAGGGTGTTATTCGCCGAAAGC CTTTAAGGCCTGCTCGCAAGCGTGAGGTGGTGAAGGGCATGTGCCGGGACTGGGCAATCTCGATCCGGCGTGCCTATGGAGCGTTGAACTTCGATCGGTCGACCTACCACTACACCTCTCGCCGTGCCGATCAGGCCGGCCTGGAACGTCGTATTCGCGAGATCTGCGAGACCCGTGTGCGCTACGGCTATCGGCGCGTGCATGTGCTGCTGGAACGCGAAGGTTGGGGCACCAACATCAAGCAAACCTATCGCATTTACAGGGACTTGGGCCTGCAGCTGCGCAACAAGACTCCAAAGCGCAGGGTCAAGGCAAAGCTGCGGGAAGATCGGCAGACAGCCATCGGCCCGAACGATGTCTGGGCGATGGATTTCGTGCACGACCAACTCGCGACCGGAAAGAAGCTGCGGGTTCTGACGGTGGTCGACACCTTCTCACGTTATGTGCCGGTGCTTGATCCGCGTCACAGCTATCGCGGCGAAGACGTGGTGCAGACATTGGAGCGGGTATGCCGGCAAGTCGGCTATCCGAGGACGATCCGCGTCGATCAGGGGACGGAGTTTGTGTCTCGCGATCTCGACCTATGGACCTATGCCAAGGGCGTCACCCTGGACTTCTCACGTCCGGGAAAGCCCACGGACAACGCCTTCATCGAAGCCTTCAACGCCCGCTTCCGGGCGGAATGCCTGAACCAGCACTGGTTCCTGACCCTTGCGGATGCGCGCGAAAAGATGGAGGATTGGCGTCGATACTACAACGAGGAACGGCCTCATGGCGCGATCGGCAATAAGGTGCCGATCTCGCTGATGAATTCCGGAGGCGCAACCAGCCCGCCTCCCTGA